Sequence from the Castanea sativa cultivar Marrone di Chiusa Pesio chromosome 12, ASM4071231v1 genome:
ATTTGTCATGAGATAAACCATGCTATAAATGAATGTGCATCACTTTCATCATTCTTAAATGTGCCAGAAGAACAAGTACATGCATTTAATTCATATTGGCCAAATAATTCTTCatattctaacaattataaCCCAAATATGCATCGGTATTTGAGTTATAAGAGTGACAATGTGTTGAATCCTCCTACTCCAAGGAATGTTAATTCACCacatgcatcatcatcatctagaCCTTCCTTGGAGGATGCACTTAGTACTATCATTCAAAGGCAAAGTGAGCAAAATCAAAAGTTTGAATCCATGCTCACTAGGCTAGATGAAGTGGTAAGAGAGACCAAGATTCATATAACTAAGCTTACAAATTCATTGAGTGGGATAGAGAGAGGGAAGTTTCCTTCCCAAACTCAACCCAATCCCAtcaatcaaaatctaaaaattggcTCTAAGGATAAACATGATGAAGTAAAAGCTGTGACCACTTTGAGGAGTGGTAAAGAGATTGATAAAAGTGctcctttaaaaaataagaaatctaAAGAGACCCCAGTTGAAGAAGAGAAGGTTAAAACTGAGTCACTTGGGTTTGATGACATTGAACAATGCCTAATCCCTCCACCATTTCCACAAGCCTTAAAATTACCTAGGAAATTGGACACCACATCTGAGATATTAGAGTATTTGCATCAAGTCAAGATAAATTTGCCATTATTGCATGTTATCAAGCAAGTGCCTACATATGCCAAGGTAATTAAGGACCTATGCACCATTAAGAGAAAACATCATGTGAAGAAGACCGCATTCTTAACAAAACAGGTAAGTGCAGTTATTCAACATAAGACCCCACCAAAGTATAAGGATCCAGGTTGTCCTATGATCTCTTGTACTATTGGAGATTACATCATGGAGCATGCATTGCTAAATCTTGGGGCAAGTGTTAATTTGATCCCATTCAGTGTATATCAAAAACTTGGACTTGGTGAGTTAAAACCTACTTCAGTAACTTTACAGTTGGCTGACCACTCTGTAAGGGAGCCGAGGGGGATGGTTGACGATGTGTTGGTAAAAATTGAACACTTTTATTATTCAGTTGATTTTATTGTTCTAGATTACCAACCTGTTTTACATCCTAGTGCTCATACCCCTATTATTTTGGGTAGACCTTTCCTTGCCACAACTAATGCTTTAATTAATTGCAGGAATGAAAGGATGCAACTCACTTTTAGTTCCATGACTTTGGAGCTACACATATTTCATATGGCTAAACAACCATATGAGGATGATGACTGTGCCTATGTGAACCTCATTGAGGCAGTGGTTCAAGAAGAGTttaataagaattatttttttgatccTCTTGAAGCTCTTCTTAATAATTATGTTGATTCTTATGATTTAAAAAGTGATATTCATTTATCTGAAATTTGTTCTTTGTTGGATTCCTCACAGGTTTTGGAAAGGACAACAGGTGATGGCAATTAATGAAGGATGGAGACCTCGCTTTGAGGAGCTACCAAAAAGTGACAAAAAGCCTATGCCTTCAAGTGAAGAGGCACCACAGCTAGAACTTAAGCCATTGCTCAATGGTCATAAGTGTGTATATTTGGGTCCAGGAATTCAACTTGAGATTAAAGATAAGAAAGGAGTGCAAATCATTTATCCCGACTTACTTTTGATGAGGGTCTAAAAGAAATGCCTATTTGGGACTCATTCCCAGGTGAGCAACTTATATTGTTACTGAGCTGCCATGGTATGCACATATAGTGAATTACCTAGTCATGAGTGCCATACCTGAGCACTGGACCGCACAAGATAGGCGAAAATTCTTTGTTGAGGTAAGAAACTTTTATTGGGATGATccttatttgtttaaatattgcCCTGATCAAATCTTGAGAAGATGCATTCCTAATAATGAGACCCataatgttataaaatttttccatTCAGAAGCTTGTGGTGGCCACTTTTCTGTGAGAAAAACAGCTGCAAAAATCTTGCAGTGTGGATTTTATTGGCCTACTATGTTTAAGGACACTTACAACTTCTGTAAGAGGTGTATAGAGTGCCAAAAGTTAGGGCATATCAAACGTAGGAACATGATGCCGATGTC
This genomic interval carries:
- the LOC142620564 gene encoding uncharacterized protein LOC142620564; protein product: MKGSKSVSATFREDPMEVCKICHEINHAINECASLSSFLNVPEEQVHAFNSYWPNNSSYSNNYNPNMHRYLSYKSDNVLNPPTPRNVNSPHASSSSRPSLEDALSTIIQRQSEQNQKFESMLTRLDEVVRETKIHITKLTNSLSGIERGKFPSQTQPNPINQNLKIGSKDKHDEVKAVTTLRSGKEIDKSAPLKNKKSKETPVEEEKVKTESLGFDDIEQCLIPPPFPQALKLPRKLDTTSEILEYLHQVKINLPLLHVIKQVPTYAKVIKDLCTIKRKHHVKKTAFLTKQVSAVIQHKTPPKYKDPGCPMISCTIGDYIMEHALLNLGASVNLIPFSVYQKLGLGELKPTSVTLQLADHSVREPRGMVDDVLVKIEHFYYSVDFIVLDYQPVLHPSAHTPIILGRPFLATTNALINCRNERMQLTFSSMTLELHIFHMAKQPYEDDDCAYVNLIEAVVQEEFNKNYFFDPLEHWTAQDRRKFFVEVRNFYWDDPYLFKYCPDQILRRCIPNNETHNVIKFFHSEACGGHFSVRKTAAKILQCGFYWPTMFKDTYNFCKRCIECQKLGHIKRRNMMPMSPILEIEVFDCWGINFMGPFPQYFGNLYILLAIDYVSRWVEAIACKVNDHKTVLKFLREHILSRFGMPKAIISDNGSHFCNRYFQALLKKYGVVHRLSTPYHPQTCGQVELAKREIKQISEKTVNPNHKD